A window from Nitrospira sp. ND1 encodes these proteins:
- the rpoC gene encoding DNA-directed RNA polymerase subunit beta' has product MEGVYTLFEKPRDSVSFDSMRIRIASPEKIRSWSYGEVKKPETINYRSFKPEKDGLFCAKIFGPIKDWECNCGKYKRMKHRGIVCDKCGVEVIQSKVRRERMGHIELAAPVAHIWFLKGVPSRIGTLLDMSLKQLEKILYFESYVMVDPGSTSMSEQELVSEEQLRSLQSEYGSGAFKVGIGAEAIRELLRKVDINTQWDELHVKAKASASAALKKKYAKRLKVLEAFRRSGNKPEWMIMDVIPVLPPELRPLVPLDGGRFATSDLNDLYRRVINRNNRLKRLIELKAPGVIIRNEMRMLQEAVDALFDNGRRGRAIRGPNKRPLKSLSDMLKGKQGRFRQNLLGKRVDYSGRTVIVVGPELRLHQCGLPKKMALELFKPFIFHKLEERGAATTIKSAKRLVEKERPEVWDVLDEVIREHPVLLNRAPTLHRLGIQAFDPVLVEGKAIRLHPLVCAAFNADFDGDQMAVHVPLSVEAQVEARVLMMSINNILSPANGKPIAVPSQDMVLGCYWLTKERVGAKGEGKLFGSPEEARIAYDAGALDEHARIKVRVNGTMVQTTAGRVILAEILPPMMPFADANKLMTKKEMSKLIDAVYRQAGHRETVTFLDKIKDLGFHYATRAGMSICIDNMHIPSRKEDLIGKAQHEVNEIEKQYSEGLITNGERYNKVIDIWAHVTEQVANEMMKELGAGGDPAKIESFNPIFMMADSGARGSSQQIRQLGGMRGLMAKPSGEIIETPITANFREGLTVLQYFISTHGARKGLADTALKTANSGYLTRRLVDIAQDVIVTEEDCGTTDGILVSALLEGGEIIQPLEERLLGRLAGEDIRDPVTGEIIVSFNEEIDEEQAKAVVEAGVDRVKIRSVLTCQSARGVCRLCYGRDLSRGRLVEKGEPVGVIAAQSIGEPGTQLTMRTFHIGGTASKVVEQTVLEAKHAGHLKYMSLDAKKNADVHNAGIAVRNKEGEWVVMNRNAKIAIVDDSGREREKYPVVYGAKIKVKDGDRVDVGQKLVEWDPYSLTILTETGGKVAYGDILEGVTMKEEFDEVTGLSRKVIIEQSGATLRPRVSIKDDSGKTAKVSGSGGAPVARYLLPVGAHIFVEKGAMVHPGDVLAKIPRETTKTKDITGGLPRVAELFEARKPKEQAVISEIDGEVSYGGFVKGMRKVLVDNKMGDVKEYFIPKGKHVNVHEGDWVRAGEPLMDGSANPHDILDVLGPKELQKYLVDEVQDVYRLQGVSINDKHIEIIVRQMLRKVRIEDPGDTSFLPGSQVSKGLFDVENQRVLEKDGKPALGKPVLLGITKAALTTDSFISAASFQETTRVLTEAAINGREDNLLGLKENVIVGRLIPAGSGFEEYRETFVASAKAPGELSGGQPQPVAVGQHAAGSAGADPENNG; this is encoded by the coding sequence TTGGAAGGTGTATACACATTATTCGAAAAGCCGCGCGACTCGGTGTCGTTCGACTCGATGCGGATTCGCATTGCGTCGCCGGAAAAAATCCGGTCGTGGTCATATGGCGAAGTCAAGAAGCCAGAAACGATCAATTATCGATCGTTCAAGCCTGAGAAGGACGGGTTGTTCTGCGCCAAGATTTTCGGTCCGATCAAGGATTGGGAGTGCAATTGCGGCAAGTACAAGCGGATGAAACACCGCGGCATCGTCTGCGACAAGTGCGGTGTCGAAGTCATTCAATCGAAGGTGCGCCGTGAACGGATGGGGCACATCGAACTCGCCGCTCCGGTTGCGCATATCTGGTTCCTGAAGGGTGTGCCGAGCCGAATCGGAACGTTGCTCGATATGAGCCTCAAGCAGCTCGAAAAGATTCTCTATTTCGAGAGCTACGTCATGGTCGATCCCGGCTCTACCAGTATGAGCGAGCAGGAGTTGGTCTCGGAAGAGCAGTTGCGGTCCTTGCAGTCGGAGTACGGGAGCGGTGCGTTCAAGGTCGGCATCGGCGCTGAGGCTATTCGCGAACTCCTCAGGAAAGTCGACATCAACACGCAGTGGGATGAATTGCATGTGAAGGCGAAGGCCTCTGCCTCCGCTGCGCTCAAGAAAAAGTATGCCAAGCGTTTGAAGGTTTTGGAGGCGTTCCGCCGTTCCGGCAATAAGCCGGAGTGGATGATTATGGATGTCATCCCGGTGCTGCCGCCGGAATTGCGCCCGCTCGTCCCGTTGGACGGGGGCCGTTTTGCGACGTCAGACCTCAATGACCTCTATCGTCGAGTGATTAACCGGAATAATCGCTTGAAGCGTTTGATCGAATTGAAGGCGCCAGGTGTCATCATCCGCAATGAAATGCGGATGTTACAAGAGGCAGTGGACGCGCTGTTCGATAACGGCCGGCGCGGTCGGGCGATTCGCGGGCCAAACAAGCGTCCATTGAAGTCGTTGAGCGACATGCTCAAGGGCAAGCAAGGGCGTTTCCGGCAGAATTTGCTAGGAAAGCGAGTGGACTACTCGGGCCGAACCGTTATCGTCGTTGGGCCGGAGTTGCGTCTGCACCAGTGTGGATTACCTAAAAAAATGGCCCTGGAATTGTTCAAGCCGTTTATCTTCCACAAGCTGGAAGAGCGTGGCGCGGCCACGACCATTAAGAGTGCCAAGCGGCTGGTTGAAAAAGAGCGACCTGAAGTGTGGGATGTGTTGGATGAAGTCATCCGGGAGCACCCGGTGTTACTCAATCGCGCTCCAACCCTGCACCGATTGGGTATTCAGGCCTTTGATCCGGTCCTGGTTGAGGGCAAGGCGATCCGGCTTCACCCGTTGGTTTGCGCGGCATTCAACGCCGACTTCGACGGAGACCAAATGGCGGTCCACGTGCCGTTGTCCGTGGAGGCGCAGGTCGAAGCTCGCGTGCTGATGATGTCGATCAACAACATTCTCTCTCCGGCCAACGGGAAACCGATTGCCGTTCCCTCGCAAGACATGGTGCTTGGTTGTTACTGGTTGACCAAGGAGCGGGTCGGCGCGAAGGGTGAAGGTAAGTTGTTCGGCTCACCTGAAGAAGCGCGGATTGCGTACGATGCCGGAGCGCTGGACGAGCATGCGCGGATTAAGGTCCGCGTCAACGGAACGATGGTGCAGACGACCGCCGGCCGCGTCATCCTGGCCGAAATTCTGCCTCCGATGATGCCGTTCGCGGACGCCAATAAGCTGATGACTAAGAAGGAAATGTCGAAGCTGATCGACGCGGTCTATCGGCAGGCGGGGCATCGCGAGACGGTGACATTCCTGGATAAGATCAAGGATCTCGGGTTCCACTATGCAACCCGGGCGGGGATGTCCATCTGTATCGATAACATGCATATTCCATCCCGTAAGGAAGACCTGATCGGGAAGGCCCAGCATGAAGTCAACGAAATCGAAAAACAGTATTCCGAAGGTTTGATCACCAACGGTGAGCGATACAACAAAGTCATCGACATTTGGGCGCACGTCACCGAGCAGGTGGCCAATGAGATGATGAAGGAATTGGGCGCCGGAGGCGATCCGGCGAAGATCGAGTCCTTCAATCCGATCTTCATGATGGCCGATTCTGGTGCGAGGGGTAGTTCGCAGCAGATTCGTCAGCTCGGCGGTATGCGCGGACTGATGGCCAAACCATCCGGTGAAATCATCGAAACCCCGATCACGGCGAACTTCCGTGAAGGGTTGACGGTGTTGCAATACTTTATCTCCACGCACGGTGCCCGAAAAGGTTTGGCGGACACGGCGCTCAAGACGGCCAATTCAGGTTATCTGACGCGTCGATTGGTCGACATCGCCCAGGACGTCATCGTGACCGAGGAGGATTGCGGCACGACGGATGGTATCTTGGTGAGTGCCCTCCTCGAAGGCGGAGAAATCATTCAGCCCTTGGAAGAGCGCCTCCTTGGCCGGCTTGCCGGCGAGGACATTCGCGATCCGGTGACGGGTGAGATCATCGTTTCCTTCAACGAAGAAATCGACGAAGAGCAGGCGAAGGCGGTGGTGGAAGCCGGCGTCGATCGGGTCAAAATCCGATCAGTGCTGACCTGCCAATCTGCTCGTGGCGTCTGCCGACTCTGCTACGGACGTGATCTCTCCCGCGGACGTCTTGTTGAAAAAGGCGAGCCTGTTGGAGTCATTGCGGCGCAATCCATCGGCGAGCCTGGTACTCAGTTGACGATGCGTACATTCCATATCGGTGGTACGGCCAGTAAAGTGGTCGAACAGACGGTGTTGGAGGCCAAGCACGCGGGTCATTTGAAATACATGAGCCTGGATGCGAAGAAAAATGCCGATGTGCACAATGCGGGCATTGCGGTTCGGAACAAAGAGGGCGAATGGGTTGTCATGAACCGCAACGCCAAAATCGCGATCGTTGACGACAGCGGTCGCGAACGCGAAAAATATCCGGTTGTCTATGGCGCCAAGATCAAGGTGAAGGATGGCGATCGGGTTGACGTTGGTCAGAAATTGGTCGAATGGGATCCTTATTCGTTGACCATCCTGACCGAGACTGGCGGAAAGGTCGCCTATGGCGACATTCTCGAAGGCGTCACCATGAAGGAAGAATTCGACGAAGTGACCGGACTGTCACGCAAGGTCATCATCGAGCAGAGCGGGGCCACGCTTCGACCGCGCGTCTCGATCAAGGATGATAGCGGAAAGACGGCCAAAGTGTCCGGCTCTGGAGGAGCGCCGGTTGCACGCTATCTCTTACCGGTCGGCGCTCACATTTTCGTCGAGAAGGGTGCGATGGTGCATCCCGGCGACGTTCTGGCCAAGATTCCGCGTGAAACGACCAAGACCAAGGACATCACCGGAGGTCTCCCGCGCGTTGCCGAACTCTTTGAGGCACGCAAGCCTAAGGAGCAGGCGGTGATCAGTGAGATCGACGGCGAAGTGTCGTATGGCGGCTTTGTGAAGGGTATGCGGAAGGTGCTGGTCGACAATAAAATGGGCGACGTCAAGGAGTATTTCATTCCCAAGGGTAAGCACGTCAACGTCCATGAGGGCGATTGGGTTCGGGCCGGTGAGCCGTTGATGGACGGTTCAGCCAATCCCCACGACATCCTTGACGTGCTCGGGCCAAAGGAGCTGCAGAAATACCTGGTGGATGAAGTGCAAGATGTCTATCGCTTGCAAGGTGTGTCGATCAACGACAAGCATATTGAGATCATCGTGCGGCAGATGCTGCGCAAGGTCAGGATTGAGGACCCAGGGGATACCTCGTTCTTGCCAGGCAGTCAGGTGAGCAAGGGGCTCTTCGATGTAGAAAATCAGCGAGTCTTGGAGAAAGACGGGAAGCCGGCTCTCGGTAAGCCGGTCTTGCTGGGCATCACCAAGGCAGCCCTGACCACGGATAGCTTCATTTCTGCGGCGTCGTTCCAAGAGACGACTCGCGTGCTGACCGAGGCCGCGATCAATGGCCGCGAGGATAATCTCCTCGGCTTGAAGGAAAACGTGATCGTGGGCCGCCTCATACCTGCCGGAAGCGGATTTGAGGAGTATCGGGAAACGTTCGTGGCCAGTGCCAAGGCCCCTGGGGAGTTGTCCGGTGGTCAACCGCAGCCGGTTGCCGTGGGTCAGCATGCAGCCGGTTCCGCCGGCGCTGATCCAGAAAATAATGGATGA
- the rpsL gene encoding 30S ribosomal protein S12 encodes MPTINQLVRKGRTLVKSKTKSPALKRCPQKRGVCLRVYTTTPKKPNSALRKVARVRLTNGMEVTTYIPGVGHNLQEHSIVLVRGGRVKDLPGVRYHIVRGSLDAVGVADRKQARSKYGAKRPK; translated from the coding sequence ATGCCAACGATTAATCAGCTGGTGCGAAAAGGTCGGACGCTCGTAAAGTCAAAGACGAAAAGTCCGGCGCTCAAGCGCTGCCCGCAAAAGCGCGGCGTCTGTCTCCGTGTCTATACTACCACTCCGAAGAAGCCTAACTCCGCGCTTCGGAAAGTGGCTCGCGTCCGTCTGACGAACGGGATGGAAGTTACGACTTATATTCCTGGTGTCGGACACAACCTCCAGGAGCACTCGATTGTGCTGGTTCGTGGTGGTCGCGTAAAGGACTTGCCAGGTGTGCGTTATCACATCGTTCGTGGCTCCTTGGATGCCGTCGGTGTTGCCGATCGGAAGCAGGCGCGTTCGAAGTATGGGGCGAAGCGGCCCAAGTAG
- the rplL gene encoding 50S ribosomal protein L7/L12: MSAAGTKLSQDELIKAIEGMSVLELADLVKGLETRFGVTAAAPVAVAAVGGGGAAAAPAEEKTSFDVILVSAPADKKIQVIKVVRELTSLGLKEAKDLVEGAPKPIKAGATKEEADTMKKKLEESGAKVEVK; this comes from the coding sequence ATGTCAGCAGCAGGAACCAAGTTGTCACAAGATGAATTGATCAAGGCAATCGAGGGCATGAGCGTGTTGGAATTGGCCGATCTGGTCAAGGGACTGGAAACGCGCTTTGGCGTGACGGCGGCGGCGCCTGTGGCCGTGGCGGCTGTGGGTGGTGGCGGGGCGGCAGCCGCGCCGGCGGAAGAGAAGACCTCCTTTGACGTGATCCTGGTCAGTGCTCCGGCAGACAAGAAGATCCAGGTCATCAAGGTGGTGCGTGAGCTCACCAGCCTCGGACTCAAGGAAGCGAAGGACCTGGTCGAGGGCGCTCCGAAGCCCATCAAGGCCGGTGCCACGAAGGAAGAAGCCGACACGATGAAGAAGAAGCTCGAGGAGAGCGGAGCCAAGGTCGAAGTTAAGTAA
- the rpoB gene encoding DNA-directed RNA polymerase subunit beta yields the protein MSESTLSEFVERKDFSRIRTSIDIPDLIEIQKRSYEEFLQMEVEPDRRKDQGLQAALASVFPITDYNNTAALEFSNYSLGTPKYDERECLEQGMTFAVPLKLRVRLIVFDKEDKGPKKKVLDVREQEVYVGELPLMTERGTFLINGTERVVVSQLHRSPGASFTHDKGRTHASGKVLYSARIIPYRGSWLDFEFDARDILYVRIDRRRKMPATILLKAFGYSTDDLLRMYYPVEEIRVSKGKLYRKLDPEIHHGLKCSTEVMEKGGKDPLVREGAKLTKVLIAKLKAAGIKEIPVTPAELVGRAVLTELVDSGKKQSLAEKNQRLTEEILEKILDSDIEEFKVIYLDTTNATLVILDTLDMERTGSKEEAMVEIYRRLRPGETPSVETARALFDNLFLSPKRYDLSPVGRLKLNKKLGLDFALEQRTLTAQDIVEVVRYLVNLKIGRGEIDDIDHLGNRRVRSVGELLENQFRLGLVRMERSIKERMNLLDMETVLPHDLINAKPVVAAVKEFFSSSQLSQFMDQTNPLAEITHKRRLSALGPGGLTRERAGFEVRDVHPSHYSRICPIETPEGPNIGLITSLATYARINEFGFIEAPYRKVVKGRVSDELEYLSAIEGDKYIIAQANSKVDTSGRLVSETVSARSAGDFITATPDKIEYMDVSPKQVVSVATALVPFLEHDDANRALMGSNMQRQAVPLLKAESPLVGTGMEAVVARDSGYVVQAKREGVVESVDATRIVVRADAKEGRKRNDSGLDVYEMIKFQRSNQNTCITQTPVVRIGEPVKRGQVLADGPAIDHGELALGKNVLVAFMPWGGYNFEDAILLSEKLVREDAFTSIHIEEFEVEARDTKLGKEDITRDIPNVGEEALRDLDESGIIRIGAEVKPGDILVGKVTPKGETQLTPEEKLLRAIFGEKAGDVKDTSLTVPPGVEGIVVDVKIFSRKGLDKDERSKSIESEDHMKLQRDHQEELRIIEDEKTKKVRKLLLGKVVGRDLMDPETGDVILKKKGKLTAEILKRLPDDMVRHIILSDPDEQKELEDVERRAKEQIEILQTLYDEKVGRLRRGDELPPGVIKLVKVYIAMKRKIQVGDKMAGRHGNKGVVSRVLPEEDMPYLPDGTPVEIVLNPLGVPSRMNVGQILETHLGWAARALGIKVASPVFDGASEKEIKELLKKAKLSPSGQTMLMDGRTGESFSSPVTVGYMYVLKLHHLVDDKIHARSIGPYSLVTQQPLGGKAQFGGQRLGEMEVWALQAYGAASILQEFLTVKSDDVPGRSRMYEAIVKGEPFLEPGLPESFNVLVKELQSLGLDVELVKSKD from the coding sequence ATGTCGGAATCGACTCTTTCGGAGTTTGTCGAACGTAAGGATTTTTCTCGGATTCGCACGAGCATCGATATTCCCGATCTCATCGAAATCCAGAAGCGGTCCTACGAAGAGTTCCTCCAGATGGAAGTCGAGCCGGACCGTCGCAAGGATCAGGGTTTGCAGGCGGCGTTAGCTAGCGTCTTTCCCATTACCGACTACAACAACACGGCGGCCTTGGAGTTCTCCAATTATTCGTTGGGGACCCCGAAGTACGACGAACGGGAATGTCTTGAGCAGGGCATGACGTTTGCCGTTCCTTTGAAGCTGCGTGTGCGCTTGATTGTCTTCGATAAAGAGGACAAGGGGCCGAAGAAGAAGGTGCTCGACGTTCGGGAGCAGGAAGTCTATGTCGGCGAACTTCCGCTCATGACCGAGCGTGGTACGTTCCTCATCAACGGGACCGAGCGAGTGGTGGTCAGCCAGTTGCACCGCTCGCCCGGCGCGTCGTTCACGCACGATAAGGGGCGGACCCATGCCAGCGGCAAGGTATTGTACTCTGCCCGGATTATTCCCTATCGCGGTTCCTGGCTCGATTTCGAATTCGACGCACGGGACATTCTTTACGTTCGCATCGATCGCCGTCGGAAAATGCCCGCCACGATCCTGTTGAAGGCGTTCGGGTATAGCACCGACGACCTGTTGCGGATGTATTACCCCGTGGAGGAGATTCGTGTCTCCAAGGGGAAGCTCTACCGGAAGCTCGATCCTGAAATCCATCACGGCTTGAAGTGTTCGACGGAAGTGATGGAGAAAGGCGGTAAGGACCCGCTCGTTCGCGAAGGAGCGAAGCTGACGAAGGTTCTGATCGCCAAGCTGAAGGCGGCGGGCATCAAGGAGATTCCTGTCACCCCCGCCGAGTTGGTGGGGCGCGCGGTGCTGACGGAGTTGGTCGACAGCGGCAAGAAGCAGTCGCTGGCGGAGAAAAATCAGCGTCTGACCGAAGAGATTCTGGAGAAGATCCTTGATAGCGATATCGAGGAATTCAAGGTCATTTATCTGGATACGACCAATGCCACGCTGGTCATCCTCGATACGCTCGACATGGAGCGCACCGGGTCGAAGGAAGAGGCGATGGTCGAGATCTATCGCCGTCTCAGGCCGGGTGAGACCCCCTCTGTCGAAACTGCTCGAGCCCTATTCGATAATTTGTTCTTAAGTCCGAAACGGTACGATCTGTCGCCGGTCGGACGGCTCAAGCTCAATAAGAAGCTGGGCCTTGATTTCGCCCTTGAGCAGCGGACCCTTACGGCGCAGGACATTGTCGAGGTGGTGCGCTATCTGGTGAATCTCAAGATCGGTCGCGGTGAGATCGACGACATCGACCACTTGGGGAACCGCCGTGTGCGGTCTGTCGGCGAGCTGTTGGAGAACCAGTTCCGGCTCGGACTTGTGCGTATGGAGCGGAGCATCAAAGAGCGCATGAATCTCCTGGATATGGAGACCGTGTTGCCGCACGACTTGATCAACGCCAAGCCGGTCGTGGCAGCCGTGAAGGAGTTTTTCAGCAGCAGTCAGCTCTCCCAGTTCATGGACCAAACGAATCCCCTCGCCGAGATTACGCACAAGCGTCGACTCTCGGCCCTCGGGCCGGGCGGATTGACTCGTGAGCGCGCGGGCTTCGAAGTGCGTGACGTCCATCCTTCTCACTACAGCCGCATTTGTCCGATTGAGACGCCGGAAGGTCCGAACATCGGCTTGATTACGTCCCTGGCTACCTACGCGCGCATCAATGAATTCGGATTTATCGAGGCGCCCTATCGGAAGGTTGTGAAAGGTCGGGTCAGTGACGAGTTGGAGTATCTCTCGGCGATCGAGGGAGACAAATACATTATCGCCCAAGCCAATTCGAAGGTTGACACCTCAGGTCGACTGGTGTCCGAGACGGTGTCGGCACGTTCAGCCGGGGACTTCATTACTGCGACCCCTGACAAGATCGAATACATGGACGTGTCTCCGAAGCAGGTCGTCAGCGTCGCTACGGCGTTGGTGCCGTTTCTTGAGCACGACGACGCGAACCGCGCCTTGATGGGATCGAACATGCAGCGCCAGGCGGTGCCTCTGTTGAAGGCTGAATCGCCGCTGGTCGGCACCGGCATGGAAGCCGTAGTTGCGCGTGACTCAGGCTATGTTGTTCAGGCCAAGCGCGAAGGCGTCGTGGAAAGTGTCGATGCTACCAGAATTGTGGTGCGGGCTGATGCCAAAGAGGGCCGCAAGCGCAACGATTCCGGCCTTGATGTGTATGAAATGATCAAGTTCCAACGCTCCAACCAGAACACCTGTATCACCCAGACCCCGGTGGTCCGGATCGGTGAGCCGGTCAAGAGAGGGCAGGTGCTGGCCGATGGTCCCGCTATCGATCATGGGGAGCTCGCGCTCGGAAAGAATGTGCTCGTCGCGTTCATGCCGTGGGGCGGGTATAACTTCGAAGACGCGATTCTGTTGAGCGAAAAGCTGGTGCGGGAAGATGCCTTCACCTCCATCCATATTGAGGAGTTCGAAGTCGAAGCCCGCGACACCAAGTTGGGCAAGGAAGATATTACCCGCGACATTCCGAATGTCGGTGAAGAAGCGCTTCGGGATCTCGATGAGAGCGGAATTATCCGGATCGGCGCGGAAGTGAAGCCTGGCGACATCCTCGTCGGGAAGGTGACTCCGAAGGGTGAGACTCAACTAACGCCGGAAGAGAAACTGTTGCGCGCAATTTTCGGTGAGAAGGCCGGGGACGTCAAGGATACGTCCCTCACGGTGCCGCCCGGCGTGGAAGGCATCGTCGTCGATGTGAAGATCTTCTCCCGCAAAGGCTTGGATAAGGATGAACGCTCCAAGAGTATCGAGAGCGAAGATCACATGAAGTTGCAGCGCGACCACCAGGAAGAGCTGCGGATCATTGAAGATGAAAAGACCAAGAAGGTCCGCAAGCTGTTACTCGGTAAGGTGGTCGGACGGGATCTGATGGATCCTGAGACGGGCGATGTCATTCTGAAGAAGAAGGGCAAGCTCACTGCGGAAATTTTGAAGCGGTTGCCGGACGACATGGTGCGACACATCATTCTGAGCGATCCAGACGAGCAGAAGGAGCTGGAGGATGTCGAGCGCCGTGCCAAGGAGCAGATTGAAATCCTGCAGACCCTGTACGACGAAAAAGTCGGTCGATTGAGACGAGGCGATGAACTTCCGCCCGGTGTGATCAAGCTGGTCAAGGTCTACATCGCGATGAAGCGGAAGATCCAGGTTGGCGACAAGATGGCGGGACGACACGGGAACAAGGGCGTCGTCTCACGCGTGCTGCCGGAAGAGGATATGCCCTATTTGCCGGACGGAACTCCAGTGGAAATCGTTCTGAATCCGTTGGGCGTACCGTCCCGTATGAACGTTGGGCAAATCCTGGAGACGCACTTGGGATGGGCCGCCCGAGCGTTGGGGATCAAGGTGGCGAGCCCGGTGTTCGACGGGGCTTCCGAGAAAGAGATCAAAGAACTGCTCAAGAAGGCGAAGTTGTCTCCAAGCGGACAAACGATGTTGATGGACGGGCGTACCGGTGAATCCTTCAGCAGTCCCGTCACGGTCGGATATATGTATGTCTTGAAGCTCCACCACCTGGTGGACGATAAAATTCACGCCCGGTCGATCGGCCCATACTCCCTCGTGACGCAACAGCCACTCGGAGGAAAGGCGCAGTTCGGTGGTCAGCGTTTGGGAGAGATGGAAGTCTGGGCACTTCAGGCCTACGGGGCCGCGTCCATTCTCCAGGAATTCCTGACTGTGAAATCCGACGACGTGCCAGGCCGGTCCCGCATGTATGAGGCAATTGTGAAGGGCGAACCGTTCCTGGAGCCTGGATTGCCGGAATCGTTCAACGTGTTAGTCAAAGAGCTGCAAAGTCTTGGGCTCGATGTCGAGCTGGTTAAATCAAAGGACTGA